In Clostridium swellfunianum, a genomic segment contains:
- a CDS encoding DMT family transporter: MKKKKLAHFLALFIMLVWGISYLSIKIVVEEIKPVLSAFYRFLIASVILYIVLKIKYPEEKLLKEDRIKMALGGLFGVSLYFFFENYSVLYTSASNVAILISSIPVFTLVSQRMIFKEKLTIWKVLGAGLSAIGIIVIIVSKEKISLFSKGTLGDIMALISALCWVVYNVITSKFKGKYKSITVTTYQGIWGCIFLAPSLFFSKITVPSLKVSLNLLFLAIFCSCIAYAMYIYCLEHLGATVISTYINLQPIVSLISAYLLLKESITPWQIIGCVIIIIGVFLVSFGDHFDRTKFEELV; encoded by the coding sequence ATGAAGAAAAAAAAACTTGCGCACTTTTTAGCATTGTTTATAATGCTTGTTTGGGGGATATCATATCTTAGTATAAAGATTGTTGTAGAAGAAATTAAGCCTGTATTATCTGCCTTTTATCGATTTTTAATAGCATCAGTTATTCTATACATAGTATTAAAAATAAAATATCCAGAAGAAAAGCTTCTAAAAGAGGATAGAATAAAAATGGCTTTAGGTGGTCTTTTTGGAGTAAGCCTGTATTTTTTCTTTGAAAATTATTCAGTGTTATATACTTCAGCATCAAATGTAGCTATTTTGATTTCTTCTATTCCAGTATTTACATTAGTTTCACAGAGAATGATATTTAAAGAAAAACTGACAATATGGAAAGTACTAGGCGCGGGTTTGAGTGCCATAGGGATAATTGTTATAATAGTTTCAAAGGAAAAAATAAGTCTATTTTCGAAGGGCACCCTCGGAGATATCATGGCTTTAATTTCAGCTTTATGCTGGGTTGTATATAATGTCATTACAAGTAAATTTAAAGGAAAATATAAGAGTATAACTGTAACAACTTATCAGGGAATATGGGGGTGTATTTTTCTTGCTCCATCTTTATTTTTTTCAAAGATTACAGTACCTTCACTCAAGGTTTCTTTAAATCTTTTATTCTTAGCAATATTTTGCTCTTGCATTGCCTATGCTATGTATATATATTGTCTCGAACATCTTGGTGCTACAGTAATATCTACGTATATTAATCTTCAACCTATAGTAAGCCTAATTTCAGCTTATTTGTTACTTAAAGAAAGTATAACACCATGGCAAATAATAGGTTGTGTAATTATTATCATAGGTGTATTCTTAGTAAGTTTTGGAGATCATTTTGATAGAACTAAGTTCGAAGAACTTGTTTAA
- a CDS encoding 6-phosphofructokinase, with the protein MKNCLVAQSGGPSAVINASFMGVLDQAIESKCFDNVYAGINGIEGILNDKIINLSQISYESLKGMKYTPSSGLGSCRYKMKDYKNDSSEYEKLFDIFNKYEIEAFFYIGGNDSMDTVRALTEYTKEHGISNIKIMGIPKTIDNDLMETDHTPGFGSASKYIATTVLECYLDSSVYINNGVFIVEAMGRDTGWLTASAALAKINGKPVVDFIYLPETDFDEKKFIKDVANRFKEQNKVFIVASEGIRYADGEFVAKSSSTSHDKFGHAQLGGVCGTLKNMIVESGITSRVKTLELGVAQRAAMHCASSTDIEEAYSVGREAVKYASDGKSGYMVGIRRLQNTPYKSDTILVDPSKVANHVKYFPKEWITEEGNWITEEAVDYISPLIQGTPDIPLENGLPKYSIIPIQ; encoded by the coding sequence ATGAAAAATTGCTTAGTCGCACAATCAGGTGGACCATCCGCTGTAATTAATGCATCATTTATGGGAGTATTAGATCAAGCTATAGAAAGTAAATGCTTTGATAATGTGTATGCTGGTATAAACGGTATTGAAGGAATATTAAATGATAAAATTATAAATTTGTCTCAAATATCCTATGAAAGCCTAAAAGGTATGAAATATACACCCTCTTCAGGGCTTGGCTCATGCAGATATAAAATGAAAGATTACAAAAATGACAGCTCAGAATATGAAAAACTGTTTGATATATTTAACAAATATGAAATCGAGGCTTTCTTTTACATAGGCGGAAATGATTCAATGGATACAGTTAGAGCTTTAACAGAATACACAAAGGAACATGGAATCAGCAACATAAAGATTATGGGAATTCCGAAAACAATAGATAATGACCTTATGGAGACTGATCACACTCCAGGCTTTGGCAGTGCTAGCAAATATATCGCTACTACTGTTTTAGAGTGCTACTTGGATTCATCGGTATACATAAATAATGGCGTATTTATAGTTGAAGCTATGGGTAGGGATACAGGTTGGCTTACAGCTAGTGCTGCACTTGCAAAAATAAATGGAAAACCTGTAGTTGATTTTATATATCTTCCCGAGACAGATTTTGATGAAAAGAAATTCATAAAAGATGTTGCTAATCGCTTCAAAGAGCAGAACAAGGTGTTTATTGTTGCCTCAGAAGGTATTCGATATGCAGATGGGGAATTTGTCGCAAAATCTTCAAGTACTTCACATGATAAATTCGGCCACGCTCAACTCGGCGGAGTATGTGGAACTTTGAAAAACATGATAGTGGAAAGTGGGATAACTTCTCGTGTTAAGACACTTGAGCTTGGAGTAGCTCAAAGAGCTGCTATGCACTGTGCTTCCTCAACTGATATTGAAGAAGCTTACAGTGTTGGAAGAGAAGCTGTTAAATACGCTTCCGATGGTAAATCTGGTTACATGGTTGGTATAAGAAGGCTTCAAAATACTCCATACAAATCCGACACAATATTGGTAGATCCATCGAAAGTGGCAAATCACGTTAAGTATTTCCCTAAGGAATGGATTACTGAAGAAGGAAACTGGATTACTGAAGAAGCAGTTGATTACATATCACCGCTTATACAAGGAACACCTGATATTCCTCTTGAAAATGGCCTTCCGAAATATTCAATAATTCCAATACAATAA
- a CDS encoding NUDIX hydrolase, whose translation MINKIDNIFRNRKTDILGEHKKFAVMLLLTKEKGEAHIIFEVRASHLRQQPGDICLPGGKIEKDESPKKAAIREAVEELNLKPEDIEYIGEMDYFVSPYGTIMYPFIAKLNNNSIIPNKDEVDHIFKIPINYFMNNEPQLYEMEIGPNLKDDFPYHLVKGGRSYKFSRGFLKQYFYVYENYVIWGFTAMIIKGFIDTIKKEGLSSSLPSDSK comes from the coding sequence ATGATTAACAAGATAGATAATATTTTTAGAAACAGAAAAACAGATATTCTCGGTGAGCATAAAAAATTTGCAGTTATGCTCCTATTGACTAAGGAAAAAGGAGAAGCACATATTATATTTGAGGTAAGAGCGTCTCATCTCAGACAGCAGCCAGGAGATATTTGCCTGCCAGGCGGAAAGATTGAAAAAGATGAAAGTCCTAAGAAAGCCGCAATTAGGGAAGCTGTTGAGGAACTTAATTTAAAACCTGAAGATATAGAATACATTGGAGAGATGGATTACTTTGTAAGTCCTTATGGAACCATTATGTATCCTTTTATTGCTAAACTAAATAATAATAGCATTATCCCAAATAAAGATGAGGTAGATCATATATTCAAAATTCCTATAAACTATTTTATGAATAATGAACCTCAACTTTATGAAATGGAAATTGGTCCAAATTTAAAAGATGATTTTCCGTACCACCTTGTTAAGGGCGGGCGCAGCTATAAATTCAGTAGAGGTTTCTTAAAACAGTACTTTTATGTATATGAAAACTACGTTATATGGGGCTTCACCGCTATGATAATTAAAGGTTTTATAGATACAATTAAAAAGGAAGGCTTAAGCAGCAGTCTTCCTTCTGATTCCAAATAA
- the ltaE gene encoding low-specificity L-threonine aldolase → MKFIDLRSDTVTVPTQAMKDAMYNAEVGDDVYGDDPTVNELEAFAAKLVGKEAALFVPSGTFGNQLAIMTHCRRGDEVIVGDDSHIVIHEVGASAVIAGVQLRTLRSNKGALDPVEVDAKIRGTDIHFPETGLICLENAHSLGTVISLENMRSIYAVGKNHTIPVHLDGARLFNAAAALGVNAKEITRYCDTVNFCLSKGLCAPIGSILAGTKEFIARARKGRKLMGGGLRQAGFLAAAGLVALKEMVGRISEDHANAKYLAEELSKIPSIRVNLEDVHINMVFFKAIETDKDLDRLVQEFYNRGIKINPPEDGEFRFVTNYWISKSDIDFAINTLKELL, encoded by the coding sequence ATGAAATTTATAGATTTAAGAAGCGATACAGTCACTGTTCCAACCCAAGCAATGAAGGATGCAATGTATAATGCTGAGGTAGGGGATGATGTTTATGGTGATGACCCTACGGTAAATGAACTTGAGGCCTTTGCAGCAAAACTAGTTGGAAAAGAAGCTGCTTTGTTTGTTCCAAGTGGAACCTTTGGAAACCAATTAGCTATTATGACTCACTGTAGAAGAGGCGATGAGGTTATCGTGGGTGATGATAGTCACATTGTAATTCACGAAGTTGGAGCTTCAGCCGTTATTGCAGGTGTACAGTTAAGGACATTAAGGAGCAATAAAGGGGCACTTGATCCTGTTGAAGTAGACGCTAAGATCAGAGGAACTGATATACATTTTCCTGAGACAGGGCTTATTTGCTTGGAGAATGCTCATTCCCTAGGTACAGTAATATCTTTAGAAAATATGAGAAGTATTTATGCTGTTGGAAAAAATCATACTATACCAGTACATCTTGATGGAGCAAGGCTGTTTAACGCTGCTGCTGCTCTTGGGGTTAATGCAAAGGAAATAACTAGATATTGTGATACAGTTAACTTCTGTCTGTCAAAAGGCTTGTGTGCGCCCATAGGATCAATCTTAGCTGGAACAAAAGAATTTATAGCAAGAGCTAGAAAGGGTAGAAAGCTAATGGGGGGGGGGCTTAGGCAGGCAGGTTTCCTTGCCGCTGCTGGTCTTGTGGCTCTTAAAGAGATGGTAGGCAGAATCTCTGAAGATCACGCAAATGCAAAATACTTGGCTGAAGAACTATCAAAAATACCTAGCATAAGAGTGAATCTGGAAGATGTCCATATTAATATGGTTTTCTTTAAGGCAATTGAAACAGATAAAGATTTAGATAGATTAGTTCAAGAATTTTATAATAGAGGAATTAAGATAAATCCCCCTGAAGATGGTGAATTTAGATTTGTTACAAACTATTGGATCAGCAAATCTGATATTGATTTTGCTATAAACACTTTAAAAGAACTTCTTTAA
- a CDS encoding hemerythrin domain-containing protein: MDAIELMVSEHNNIKRMLKVIRVMCIKVLNYEEVDFDDFYKVIDFVRSYADRHHHAKEENILFKKMGDELGEKIAKGPVAGMFVEHDMGRHYMANLETALHKLKEGDMDARVDVIANAISYTDLLNRHIDKEDTAIYTFAKRALSKEAMEEVEKSCSDVESEAAQRGIQDKYIKLIIEFEKKFL, translated from the coding sequence ATGGATGCTATAGAATTAATGGTAAGTGAGCACAATAATATAAAAAGAATGCTCAAAGTGATAAGAGTAATGTGTATAAAGGTTTTAAATTACGAAGAAGTTGATTTTGATGATTTTTACAAAGTAATTGATTTTGTAAGAAGCTATGCGGATAGACATCATCATGCCAAGGAAGAGAATATCCTATTTAAAAAAATGGGTGATGAGCTTGGAGAAAAGATAGCAAAGGGTCCAGTAGCAGGAATGTTTGTTGAGCATGATATGGGAAGACATTATATGGCAAATCTTGAAACTGCTCTTCATAAACTTAAAGAAGGGGATATGGATGCAAGAGTTGATGTAATAGCTAATGCCATAAGCTATACTGATTTGCTGAATAGGCATATAGATAAGGAGGATACAGCTATCTACACCTTCGCAAAGAGAGCTTTAAGCAAAGAAGCTATGGAAGAAGTGGAAAAGAGCTGTAGTGATGTTGAAAGTGAAGCCGCACAAAGAGGAATTCAGGATAAATATATAAAACTAATTATAGAGTTTGAAAAGAAATTTTTATAA